In Myxococcales bacterium, a single genomic region encodes these proteins:
- a CDS encoding YdcF family protein, whose amino-acid sequence MAIWTMQPSWRRALVAAGAFLLGGGAANGWVLLAGHAPPMNEAAREGETALVLAGGLRGGRPSPLLEDRLEVALELVRSGRVAKLLLSGNKASPTGDEPAAMRRWLTERGVADASLIVDGESHDTFTSVFRARHAYGLNRLTIVTQPFHLPRAIFIAKSLGLEALASPVPPGRFRGDLRHPVRELVSRSAAVVDRLRGRGAAS is encoded by the coding sequence ATGGCGATCTGGACCATGCAGCCCTCCTGGCGCCGGGCGCTCGTGGCCGCGGGCGCGTTTCTGCTAGGCGGCGGCGCGGCCAACGGCTGGGTGCTCTTGGCTGGGCATGCGCCACCCATGAACGAGGCCGCGCGCGAGGGAGAGACGGCCCTTGTCCTCGCGGGAGGCCTCCGAGGCGGTCGCCCGAGCCCACTGCTCGAAGACCGGCTCGAGGTGGCCCTCGAGCTGGTGCGATCGGGCCGCGTCGCGAAGCTCCTCTTGTCGGGCAACAAGGCCTCACCCACCGGCGATGAGCCCGCCGCGATGCGACGCTGGCTCACGGAGCGCGGCGTCGCCGATGCCTCGCTCATCGTCGACGGTGAAAGTCACGACACGTTCACGTCGGTCTTCCGAGCGCGCCACGCCTACGGCCTCAACCGGTTGACCATCGTCACACAGCCGTTCCATTTGCCGCGCGCCATCTTCATCGCCAAGTCGTTGGGACTCGAAGCGCTCGCTTCGCCCGTTCCACCGGGCCGCTTTCGCGGCGACCTGCGTCACCCGGTGCGGGAGCTCGTCTCGCGAAGCGCGGCGGTCGTGGATCGACTCCGGGGCCGCGGCGCCGCGTCGTGA
- a CDS encoding DUF362 domain-containing protein produces MKLKAALLCALLPLACKGAPPRPGSEGGSSPSIAQEPAAPSAAARGVLPPAGATADVGTGASTMAWDAGAPVVSSGREVDGEALRRTHKARLTKDRSPVTILRAGGGGDERAVLGERLCAAVVPKRAAETPVLIKPNLGGMEWFKDPAKNDGDDGVVGRTTDREFVRGIVRCLKARGHAAITIADGFGHGHAEWVRLVKATGYDALAREENVRLVALDDDGVFDVEGDKPGLPLAVKGLQKTHVPTLLMPKVLADHLERGLFISAPKIKAHRFSVFSVAIKGMQGTIQYSDAKPAFHQKWRSHRELGDALKAIKRGDADARKRYVAALELFAERMADVLELEAPDAVLAEGLPAMGGDGFGKQWPSKEEFVVGGTNPVLVDRVAAELLGFWDNADLGRELLGHKTSPLLEVAAGRFAIDLAAATPVAGDGAALLASKRPVHLEGMGGFSLHSDGSASTPPRARAAVPASATGDAGAALPELHAVRASAAPRIDGQGSDAPWTKASPVVFDTDWSGAATGIKTEVRAAWDEHGLYALFTLHDAGLSTDLSRDKSVEREKLYEEDCVELMLAPDATQRTRYFEVEVGPHGHFLDLEVDRAKKVSNVAWSSGLAVATTLGPSPRTAIIEVALRSSDIKASLKRGARLPVGLYRMEGKAPRRYLAWSPTRTPKPNFHVPEAFGTLVLE; encoded by the coding sequence TTGAAGCTCAAGGCCGCGCTTCTCTGTGCCCTCTTGCCGCTCGCCTGCAAGGGCGCGCCACCACGGCCAGGTAGCGAGGGCGGTTCGTCCCCATCGATCGCGCAGGAGCCCGCGGCTCCGTCGGCAGCGGCGAGGGGTGTCCTCCCGCCGGCTGGGGCCACGGCAGACGTGGGCACGGGCGCGTCGACGATGGCGTGGGACGCCGGAGCGCCGGTCGTCTCGTCGGGGCGCGAGGTCGACGGCGAGGCCTTGCGTCGAACGCACAAGGCGCGCCTCACCAAGGATCGGTCGCCGGTTACCATTCTTCGCGCCGGCGGTGGTGGCGACGAGCGCGCGGTGCTCGGCGAGCGGCTTTGCGCGGCGGTGGTCCCCAAACGCGCCGCCGAAACGCCGGTGCTCATCAAGCCCAACCTCGGTGGCATGGAGTGGTTCAAGGACCCGGCGAAGAACGACGGCGACGATGGCGTCGTGGGGCGCACCACGGACCGCGAGTTCGTGCGGGGCATCGTTCGCTGCCTCAAGGCCCGCGGTCACGCCGCCATCACCATCGCCGACGGCTTCGGTCACGGCCACGCCGAGTGGGTTCGCCTCGTCAAGGCCACTGGCTACGACGCCTTGGCCCGCGAGGAGAACGTAAGGCTCGTGGCCCTCGACGACGACGGCGTCTTCGACGTCGAAGGCGACAAGCCAGGCCTTCCGCTCGCCGTCAAAGGGCTCCAGAAAACGCATGTGCCGACGTTGCTGATGCCGAAAGTCCTCGCCGACCATCTCGAGCGTGGTCTCTTCATTTCAGCGCCGAAGATCAAGGCGCACCGCTTCTCGGTCTTCTCCGTGGCCATCAAGGGCATGCAGGGCACGATTCAGTACAGCGACGCGAAGCCCGCGTTCCATCAGAAGTGGCGCTCTCACAGGGAGCTCGGCGATGCGCTCAAGGCCATCAAGCGTGGTGACGCCGACGCGCGCAAGCGATACGTGGCCGCGCTCGAGCTCTTCGCCGAGCGCATGGCTGACGTGCTCGAGCTCGAGGCGCCCGACGCGGTGCTGGCGGAGGGCCTCCCCGCGATGGGGGGTGACGGCTTCGGGAAGCAGTGGCCGTCGAAGGAAGAGTTCGTCGTCGGCGGCACCAATCCCGTGCTCGTCGACCGCGTCGCGGCGGAGCTCTTGGGCTTCTGGGACAACGCGGACTTGGGGCGAGAGCTCTTGGGACACAAGACCTCGCCGCTCCTTGAGGTAGCGGCTGGGCGCTTCGCCATCGACCTCGCGGCGGCGACGCCCGTCGCCGGTGACGGCGCCGCGCTCCTCGCAAGCAAGCGGCCCGTGCACCTCGAAGGCATGGGCGGCTTCTCCCTGCACTCCGACGGCAGCGCCTCGACGCCGCCGCGCGCGCGGGCGGCGGTGCCGGCGTCCGCGACCGGCGACGCGGGGGCAGCACTTCCCGAGTTGCACGCCGTGCGCGCCTCCGCCGCTCCGCGCATCGACGGGCAGGGCTCCGACGCCCCGTGGACGAAGGCGAGTCCGGTGGTCTTCGACACCGACTGGAGCGGCGCTGCGACGGGGATCAAGACCGAGGTTCGAGCCGCGTGGGACGAGCACGGACTCTATGCCCTGTTTACGCTTCATGACGCGGGCCTGTCCACCGACTTGTCGCGCGACAAGAGCGTCGAGCGCGAGAAGCTCTACGAAGAGGACTGCGTGGAGCTGATGCTCGCGCCCGACGCGACGCAGCGGACACGTTACTTCGAGGTTGAGGTGGGGCCGCACGGGCACTTCCTTGACCTCGAGGTGGACCGCGCGAAGAAGGTGTCGAACGTCGCGTGGAGTTCGGGGCTCGCGGTGGCTACGACGCTGGGACCGTCGCCGCGGACCGCCATCATCGAGGTGGCCCTACGGAGTTCGGATATCAAGGCCTCGCTCAAGCGCGGCGCGCGGCTGCCGGTGGGCCTCTACCGCATGGAGGGCAAGGCGCCGCGCCGCTACCTCGCGTGGAGTCCTACGCGAACGCCGAAGCCCAATTTCCATGTGCCCGAGGCCTTCGGCACGCTCGTCCTTGAGTGA